A region from the Streptomyces tsukubensis genome encodes:
- a CDS encoding sigma-70 family RNA polymerase sigma factor produces the protein MNENDLLAERFEEHRGRLRAVAYRMLGSTGEAEDAVQEAWLRVSRAGTDDVENLGGWLTTIVSRVCLNMLSSRARRQEDSLDVVRLPDPVIDKPEGRDPEHEAELADSVGLALLVVLETLAPAERLAFVLHDLFAVPFDEIAPIVDRTPAATRQLASRARRRVQGTPAPETDVHRQRAVVNAFLAAAREGDFEGLIAVLDPDVVVRSDWGGLRPGDIVRGAEQVARNAITYTRLAADARPALVNGAAGFVSMAPDGSPFSVMAFTIRDGRIAEIDALAGADRLAALDLTVLGI, from the coding sequence ATGAACGAGAACGACCTGCTGGCGGAGCGCTTCGAGGAGCACCGGGGGCGTCTGCGCGCGGTCGCCTACCGCATGCTGGGCTCCACCGGCGAGGCGGAGGACGCGGTCCAGGAGGCCTGGCTGCGGGTGAGCCGGGCGGGCACCGACGATGTGGAGAATCTGGGCGGCTGGCTGACCACCATCGTCAGCCGAGTCTGTCTGAACATGCTCAGCTCCCGCGCCCGGCGGCAGGAGGACTCGCTGGACGTTGTCCGGTTGCCCGATCCGGTGATCGACAAGCCGGAGGGCCGGGATCCGGAGCACGAGGCGGAGCTGGCCGACTCCGTGGGGCTCGCCCTGCTCGTGGTGCTGGAGACCCTGGCACCGGCCGAACGGCTGGCGTTCGTCCTGCACGATCTCTTCGCCGTGCCCTTCGACGAGATCGCGCCGATCGTGGACCGCACCCCCGCGGCGACGCGACAGCTCGCCAGCAGGGCCCGGCGGCGTGTCCAGGGCACCCCGGCTCCGGAAACCGACGTCCACCGCCAGCGGGCCGTCGTGAACGCCTTCCTCGCGGCGGCCCGCGAGGGCGACTTCGAGGGGCTGATCGCGGTCCTGGACCCGGATGTGGTCGTCAGGTCCGACTGGGGCGGGCTGCGGCCGGGCGATATCGTCCGCGGCGCCGAGCAGGTGGCCCGGAACGCGATCACCTACACCCGTCTCGCCGCGGATGCCCGTCCGGCGCTCGTCAACGGCGCGGCGGGCTTTGTGTCCATGGCCCCCGACGGATCGCCGTTCTCCGTCATGGCCTTCACGATCCGGGACGGAAGGATCGCCGAGATCGACGCCCTGGCCGGAGCGGACCGGCTAGCGGCACTGGACCTGACGGTCCTCGGCATCTGA
- a CDS encoding DUF6344 domain-containing protein produces the protein MTAQKVREMWNAVLAALVALLAALGFAAPAAARIQPAGAPAEPVLPTLGADSPAGATAAAEGGAPDQADQADPGRPAAGPDTGQQDRTRSLIPERVRELVRERGGAVRSLLSTLIPSQTQRWHAGPREKSLPPTIKQRIGAEAHGSSPSVRRIPLFDTDAPDAAPEPETAGRASAADGSSGHGAGAGTRDSGRTADRTVVPAARSSFTTAA, from the coding sequence ATGACCGCCCAGAAGGTCAGAGAGATGTGGAACGCGGTCCTTGCCGCGCTCGTCGCGCTGCTGGCGGCGCTCGGCTTCGCCGCACCCGCCGCGGCTCGGATCCAGCCCGCCGGCGCTCCGGCCGAGCCGGTGCTCCCGACGCTCGGCGCGGACTCGCCCGCCGGGGCCACCGCCGCGGCAGAAGGGGGTGCTCCGGATCAGGCGGATCAGGCGGATCCCGGCCGGCCGGCCGCGGGTCCGGACACCGGGCAGCAGGACCGGACCCGGAGCCTGATCCCGGAACGGGTCAGGGAGCTCGTCCGGGAGCGGGGAGGGGCCGTACGGTCGCTGCTGTCGACGCTGATTCCGTCCCAGACCCAGCGGTGGCACGCCGGGCCGCGCGAGAAGTCGCTCCCGCCGACCATCAAGCAGCGCATCGGCGCCGAGGCCCACGGCTCGTCCCCGTCGGTCCGCAGGATCCCGCTGTTCGACACCGACGCCCCGGACGCCGCTCCGGAGCCGGAGACCGCCGGCCGTGCGTCCGCCGCGGACGGCTCATCGGGCCACGGTGCCGGTGCCGGGACGCGTGACTCCGGCCGGACCGCCGACCGCACCGTTGTTCCGGCGGCCCGTTCGTCCTTCACCACGGCCGCGTGA
- a CDS encoding DUF5324 family protein yields the protein MTRLDSVRTATDTAKESVLHAAEVVAPYAGTARDHAVYYAQEARARIAPRVSETARRTAAQARLQYGAHVAPHVPPKVDAAAHRTVYEARKAARQAADYSRPRIEHAVAVAQPVGEEAVVRSNAALAALRGGVTAGEIQGLVRKHRRRAKAGRLVKGLAIVGGVAVVAVVAWKWWDRQANPDWLVEPPEATEVPDPGRDPLSSVDGSPEALDPEVRAKQDEADAERDDRP from the coding sequence GTGACCCGCTTGGACAGCGTTCGCACCGCTACCGATACGGCGAAGGAGAGCGTGCTCCACGCGGCGGAGGTGGTGGCGCCCTATGCCGGTACGGCCCGGGACCACGCCGTGTACTACGCGCAGGAAGCCCGCGCGCGCATCGCGCCCCGCGTCTCGGAGACAGCGCGGCGGACCGCCGCTCAGGCGCGTCTGCAGTACGGCGCGCATGTGGCGCCGCATGTGCCGCCGAAGGTGGACGCGGCAGCGCACCGGACCGTGTACGAGGCCCGGAAGGCCGCACGTCAGGCGGCGGATTACAGCCGTCCGCGGATCGAACACGCGGTGGCCGTGGCTCAGCCCGTGGGCGAGGAAGCCGTTGTCAGGTCGAATGCCGCACTGGCCGCACTGCGCGGCGGGGTGACGGCGGGGGAGATTCAGGGACTGGTGCGCAAACACCGGCGGCGGGCGAAGGCCGGCCGGCTCGTCAAGGGGCTCGCGATCGTCGGTGGGGTGGCGGTCGTGGCGGTCGTGGCGTGGAAGTGGTGGGACCGGCAGGCGAATCCCGACTGGCTGGTGGAGCCGCCCGAGGCGACCGAGGTTCCGGACCCGGGCCGCGATCCGCTGTCGTCCGTCGACGGCAGTCCGGAGGCGCTGGATCCCGAGGTACGGGCCAAGCAGGACGAGGCGGACGCGGAGCGGGACGACCGTCCCTGA
- a CDS encoding peptidylprolyl isomerase: MAEQLYATLKTNQGDIEIRLLPNHAPQTVKNFVELANGEREWVHPQTGQKTTARLYDGTVFHRVISGFMIQGGDPLGNGTGGPGYKFKDEFHPELAFTKPYLLAMANAGPGTNGSQFFITVSPTTWLTGKHTIFGEVTSDAGKKVVDAIAGAQTNPRTDRPVQDVVIESVVIETREG; encoded by the coding sequence GTGGCCGAGCAGCTTTACGCCACCCTCAAGACCAACCAGGGCGACATCGAGATCCGGCTGCTGCCGAACCACGCGCCCCAGACCGTCAAGAACTTCGTCGAGCTGGCGAACGGCGAGCGTGAGTGGGTCCACCCGCAGACCGGCCAGAAGACCACCGCCCGTCTCTACGACGGCACGGTCTTCCACCGGGTGATCAGCGGCTTCATGATCCAGGGCGGCGACCCGCTGGGCAACGGCACCGGTGGCCCGGGCTACAAGTTCAAGGACGAGTTCCACCCCGAGCTGGCCTTCACCAAGCCGTACCTGCTCGCCATGGCCAACGCCGGCCCGGGCACCAACGGCTCGCAGTTCTTCATCACCGTCTCCCCGACGACGTGGCTGACCGGCAAGCACACCATCTTCGGCGAGGTCACCAGCGACGCCGGCAAGAAGGTCGTGGACGCGATCGCCGGTGCCCAGACCAACCCGCGCACCGACCGCCCGGTGCAGGACGTGGTGATCGAGTCCGTGGTGATCGAGACCCGCGAGGGCTGA
- a CDS encoding rhomboid family intramembrane serine protease: MDQAPGHPQESRGAHGLPGCYRHPDRETGISCTRCERPICPECMISASVGFQCPDCVRSGSGTGHGPAANQPRTIAGGAIADDSFLITKILIGINLAVFVAVLALGDRFVDEMSLIGLAYSPLLGEVVGLADGQWYRLLTSVFLHQDLSHIAFNMLALWFLGRMVEPALGRSRFLVLYLLSGLGGDVFVYLLSEPNQATIGASGAIFGLVGAFAVLLRRMNLDLRPVGLIIAISVVLTVVRPGEISWQAHLGGLLTGGLLALAMVYAPRAHRNAVQWAAGAAVLVAIVVALAARTAYLT, from the coding sequence ATGGACCAGGCGCCAGGCCATCCGCAGGAGTCGCGCGGCGCGCACGGCCTGCCCGGGTGCTACCGCCATCCGGACCGCGAGACGGGCATCAGCTGTACCCGCTGTGAGCGGCCGATCTGCCCGGAGTGCATGATCAGCGCCTCCGTCGGCTTCCAGTGCCCGGACTGCGTCAGATCCGGTTCGGGTACGGGGCACGGTCCGGCTGCCAACCAGCCGCGGACCATCGCGGGCGGGGCGATCGCCGACGACTCCTTCCTGATCACCAAGATCCTCATCGGGATCAACCTCGCGGTCTTCGTCGCCGTGCTGGCGCTCGGTGACCGGTTCGTCGACGAGATGAGCCTGATCGGTCTGGCCTACAGCCCCCTGCTGGGGGAGGTCGTGGGCCTCGCCGACGGCCAGTGGTACCGCCTGCTGACGTCGGTCTTCCTCCACCAGGATCTGTCCCATATCGCGTTCAACATGCTGGCCCTGTGGTTCCTGGGCCGGATGGTCGAGCCTGCGCTGGGCCGGAGCCGCTTCCTCGTGCTCTATCTGCTCTCGGGCCTCGGCGGCGATGTCTTCGTCTATCTGCTGAGCGAGCCCAACCAGGCCACGATCGGCGCCTCGGGCGCGATCTTCGGCCTGGTCGGCGCCTTCGCCGTACTGCTGCGTCGGATGAATCTCGACCTGCGGCCGGTGGGCCTGATCATCGCGATCAGTGTGGTTCTGACGGTGGTGCGGCCGGGGGAGATCTCCTGGCAGGCGCACCTCGGCGGGCTGCTGACGGGCGGACTGCTCGCCCTGGCGATGGTGTACGCGCCCCGGGCGCACCGGAACGCGGTGCAGTGGGCCGCCGGGGCCGCGGTCCTGGTCGCGATCGTGGTGGCGCTGGCCGCCAGGACCGCTTATCTGACCTGA
- the crgA gene encoding cell division protein CrgA, which yields MPKSRIRKKADYTPPAGKQATNIKLTNRSWVAPVMLALFLIGLVWIVLFYVTDGSLPIEDLRNWNIVVGFGFIAAGFAVSTQWK from the coding sequence GTGCCGAAGTCACGGATCCGCAAGAAGGCCGACTACACGCCGCCGGCGGGCAAGCAAGCAACGAACATCAAGCTGACCAATCGCAGCTGGGTCGCACCGGTCATGCTTGCGCTGTTTCTGATCGGTCTTGTCTGGATCGTTCTGTTCTACGTGACCGACGGCAGCCTGCCCATCGAGGACCTCCGGAACTGGAACATCGTGGTGGGCTTCGGCTTTATCGCGGCCGGTTTCGCCGTCTCGACCCAGTGGAAGTAG
- a CDS encoding DUF881 domain-containing protein, which yields MGARRVVLRALTAAVFALAGLIFVTSFNTAKGTNLRTDDSLLKLSDLVQQRSDRNGELDDSTAKLRNEVDSLARGDDGYTREEDARFGALKRASGTEKVTGGALSVTLDDAPPDARAAPGYPEPGANDLVIHQQDLQAVVNALWAGGAKGIQVMDQRLISTSAVRCVGNTLILQGRVYSPPYKITAVGDQERLRKALDRSRAVQNYQLYVKAYGLGWKVDEHDTVTLPGYSGTVDLHHAKPVAPSSRAD from the coding sequence ATGGGTGCCCGCCGGGTCGTGCTCCGGGCACTGACCGCCGCCGTCTTCGCCCTCGCCGGACTGATCTTCGTCACCAGCTTCAACACCGCCAAGGGCACCAACCTCCGCACCGACGACTCCCTGCTCAAGCTCTCCGATCTGGTCCAGCAGCGCAGCGACCGCAACGGCGAGCTCGACGACTCCACGGCGAAGCTCCGGAACGAGGTCGACTCCCTGGCCCGCGGCGACGACGGATACACCCGCGAGGAGGACGCCCGGTTCGGCGCCCTGAAGCGGGCGTCCGGCACCGAGAAGGTGACGGGCGGGGCGCTGAGCGTCACCCTCGACGACGCCCCGCCCGACGCCCGCGCCGCGCCCGGCTACCCCGAACCCGGGGCCAATGACCTCGTCATCCACCAGCAGGACCTCCAGGCCGTCGTGAACGCCCTGTGGGCGGGCGGTGCCAAGGGCATCCAGGTCATGGACCAGCGGCTGATCTCCACCAGCGCGGTGCGCTGCGTCGGCAACACCCTGATCCTCCAGGGCCGGGTCTACTCGCCCCCGTACAAGATCACCGCGGTCGGGGACCAGGAGCGGCTGCGCAAGGCCCTGGACCGCTCCCGGGCCGTCCAGAACTACCAGCTGTACGTGAAGGCGTACGGCCTCGGCTGGAAAGTGGACGAGCACGACACCGTGACTCTTCCGGGGTACTCCGGCACAGTGGACCTCCATCACGCGAAGCCCGTCGCCCCGTCGAGCCGAGCCGACTGA
- a CDS encoding class E sortase encodes MPVRLIVRSLSELCITAGTVTVLFVVYIVHWTGVKASGATDGQIAVLQEQWARGPAEPPGTSAAPTPSAAPAESTGPPPAAGYRPGKPFAVMYIPRFGRDWDWPVLEGTGVGTLKKGLGHYPRTAALGRTGNFSVAGHRRTYGDPFKDFPELRPKDAVVLTDGTDWYTYRIVEKPYRTVPTDIGVVDPVPKKSPFVQPGRYLTLTTCDPEWGSSHRLIAWARLEATRPVTHGKPEALRG; translated from the coding sequence GTGCCGGTGCGGCTGATCGTCCGCAGCCTCAGCGAGCTGTGCATCACGGCGGGCACGGTCACCGTGCTGTTCGTGGTCTATATCGTCCACTGGACCGGAGTGAAGGCGTCCGGTGCCACCGACGGGCAGATCGCGGTGCTCCAGGAGCAGTGGGCCCGCGGTCCGGCCGAACCGCCCGGGACCTCGGCCGCCCCCACCCCCTCGGCGGCTCCCGCGGAATCCACCGGTCCGCCGCCGGCGGCCGGATACCGGCCCGGCAAACCCTTCGCCGTGATGTACATCCCCCGTTTCGGCCGGGACTGGGACTGGCCCGTACTCGAAGGCACCGGGGTCGGCACCCTCAAGAAGGGCCTCGGCCACTACCCCCGTACCGCCGCACTCGGCCGGACCGGCAACTTCTCCGTGGCCGGACACCGCCGCACCTACGGCGATCCGTTCAAGGACTTCCCCGAGCTGCGCCCGAAGGACGCGGTCGTCCTCACCGACGGCACGGACTGGTACACGTACCGGATTGTCGAAAAGCCCTACCGAACGGTCCCGACCGATATCGGAGTGGTCGATCCCGTTCCGAAGAAGTCGCCTTTCGTACAACCCGGGCGCTACCTCACGCTGACCACGTGTGATCCGGAGTGGGGCAGCAGCCACCGGCTGATCGCCTGGGCGCGGCTGGAGGCCACCCGGCCTGTGACGCACGGCAAACCGGAAGCTTTGCGCGGCTGA
- a CDS encoding aminodeoxychorismate/anthranilate synthase component II, protein MSERRARILVVDNYDSFVFNLVQYLYQLGAECEVVRNDEVALSHAQDGFDGVLLSPGPGAPEQAGVCIEMVRHCAATGVPVFGVCLGMQSMAVAYGGVVDRAPELLHGKTSPVVHEGKGVFAGLPSPFTATRYHSLAAEPAALPDELEVTAWTADGIIMGLRHRELAVEGVQFHPESVLTEHGHLMLANWLEQCGDAGAIGRSAGLAPVVGKALV, encoded by the coding sequence ATGAGCGAGCGGCGCGCACGCATCCTGGTCGTGGACAACTACGACAGCTTCGTCTTCAACCTGGTCCAGTACCTGTACCAGCTCGGCGCGGAGTGCGAGGTCGTACGGAACGACGAGGTCGCGCTCTCCCACGCCCAGGACGGCTTCGACGGTGTCCTGCTCTCCCCGGGCCCCGGCGCGCCCGAACAGGCCGGTGTCTGCATCGAGATGGTCCGGCACTGCGCCGCCACCGGTGTGCCCGTCTTCGGTGTCTGTCTGGGCATGCAGTCGATGGCCGTGGCGTACGGCGGAGTGGTCGACCGGGCGCCCGAGCTGCTGCACGGCAAGACCTCGCCGGTCGTCCACGAGGGCAAGGGCGTCTTCGCCGGGCTGCCGTCGCCGTTCACCGCCACCCGCTACCACTCCCTGGCCGCCGAGCCCGCGGCGCTGCCGGACGAGCTGGAGGTCACGGCGTGGACGGCGGACGGGATCATCATGGGCCTGCGGCACCGTGAACTCGCGGTCGAAGGGGTCCAGTTCCACCCCGAGTCGGTGCTCACCGAGCACGGGCACCTGATGCTGGCCAACTGGCTGGAGCAGTGCGGGGACGCGGGGGCGATCGGCCGTTCGGCGGGGCTGGCGCCGGTGGTGGGCAAGGCCCTGGTGTGA
- a CDS encoding class E sortase produces MTGREPDRGEGISPWFTAGARVTGGSAAAHRQDPQQAQQAPQPQQQAPGEPAPLSAPPPRSRGAGDTAVMPVIGDTPQAPQAPHQSPEGAQTLQASEDPRAPEASAVPDASDAPGAFDEPSAPPPDRTPPVPSGPGRAERRRAAAAAAKKGRGGRRQPPTASAAAPGEPGRPLTRVEARAAARAAKDSPAVIASRAMGELFITFGVVMLLFVTYQLWWTNVRAGMEAGKEKQRIQQSFTDTERAPGAFRPGEGFAIMYIPKLDVVVPVAEGIDKKKVLDRGMVGRYAEGRLKTAMPSDRTGNFGVAGHRNTHGEPFRYINRLKPGDPIVVETRDAYYTYEMASILPQTAPSNVAVLDPVPRGSGFTGPGRYITLTTCTPEFTSTYRMIVWGRMVEERPRSKGKPDALVG; encoded by the coding sequence GTGACCGGGCGGGAGCCGGACCGGGGGGAGGGGATCTCGCCGTGGTTCACGGCGGGCGCCCGGGTCACCGGAGGCAGCGCCGCCGCGCACCGGCAGGACCCTCAGCAGGCCCAGCAGGCCCCACAGCCTCAGCAGCAGGCCCCGGGGGAGCCCGCACCCCTGTCCGCGCCCCCGCCGCGGTCCCGTGGCGCGGGGGACACCGCGGTCATGCCCGTGATCGGCGATACCCCTCAGGCCCCTCAGGCCCCTCATCAATCCCCTGAAGGCGCTCAGACCCTTCAAGCCTCCGAAGACCCTCGGGCACCTGAAGCCTCTGCCGTACCCGATGCTTCTGACGCCCCCGGGGCCTTCGACGAGCCGTCCGCCCCGCCCCCGGACCGCACTCCCCCGGTCCCGTCCGGTCCCGGCCGGGCCGAACGCCGCCGGGCCGCCGCCGCGGCCGCCAAGAAGGGCCGCGGCGGACGTCGGCAGCCCCCCACGGCCTCCGCCGCCGCGCCCGGAGAACCCGGCCGCCCCCTCACCCGGGTCGAGGCCCGCGCCGCCGCCCGCGCGGCCAAGGACAGCCCGGCCGTGATCGCCAGCCGGGCCATGGGCGAGCTGTTCATCACCTTCGGTGTGGTCATGCTGCTCTTCGTCACCTACCAGCTCTGGTGGACCAACGTCCGGGCCGGGATGGAGGCGGGCAAGGAGAAGCAGCGCATCCAGCAGAGCTTCACGGACACCGAGCGCGCCCCCGGCGCCTTCCGGCCCGGCGAGGGGTTCGCCATCATGTACATCCCCAAGCTGGACGTCGTCGTCCCGGTCGCCGAGGGCATCGACAAGAAGAAGGTCCTGGACCGGGGGATGGTGGGCCGCTATGCGGAGGGCCGGCTCAAAACGGCCATGCCGTCCGACCGTACGGGCAACTTCGGGGTCGCGGGCCACCGCAACACCCATGGCGAACCGTTCCGCTACATCAACCGCCTCAAGCCCGGTGACCCGATCGTCGTCGAGACCCGGGACGCGTACTACACCTACGAGATGGCGAGCATCCTGCCGCAGACCGCACCGTCCAACGTCGCGGTCCTCGACCCCGTACCTCGCGGCTCGGGATTCACGGGACCCGGCCGGTACATCACGCTCACCACCTGCACGCCCGAGTTCACCAGTACGTACCGCATGATCGTGTGGGGCAGGATGGTCGAGGAGCGGCCGCGCAGCAAGGGCAAGCCCGACGCCCTCGTAGGCTAA
- a CDS encoding class E sortase — translation MSRARSRIAGVISVLGELLITAGVVLGLFVAYSLWWTNVIADREAARQSGEVRDGWKANNAPRGLDTKDGIGFLHVPAMKNGEVLVKRGTDPEELNDGIAGYYTQPVRSALPWDARGNFTLAAHRDGHGAKFHNIHKIRTGDPVVFETKDTWYVYKVYKTLPKTSKYNVEVLNPVPKESGKTKPGRYITLTTCTPILTSDYRYIVWGELVRAEKVDRERTKPAELR, via the coding sequence GTGTCACGTGCACGCAGCCGGATCGCCGGTGTCATCAGTGTCCTCGGCGAACTGCTGATCACCGCGGGCGTGGTGCTCGGTCTCTTCGTCGCCTACTCGCTGTGGTGGACCAATGTGATAGCCGACCGGGAGGCGGCCCGCCAGAGCGGCGAGGTACGCGACGGCTGGAAGGCGAACAACGCGCCGCGCGGCCTCGACACCAAGGACGGCATCGGCTTCCTCCACGTACCCGCCATGAAGAACGGCGAGGTGCTGGTGAAGCGGGGCACCGACCCCGAGGAGCTGAACGACGGGATCGCGGGCTACTACACCCAGCCGGTCAGATCGGCGCTGCCGTGGGACGCCCGGGGCAACTTCACGCTGGCCGCGCACCGCGACGGCCACGGCGCAAAGTTCCACAACATCCACAAGATCAGGACGGGTGATCCGGTCGTCTTCGAGACGAAGGACACCTGGTACGTCTACAAGGTCTACAAGACGCTGCCGAAGACCTCCAAGTACAACGTGGAAGTGCTGAACCCGGTGCCGAAGGAGTCCGGGAAGACCAAGCCGGGCCGGTACATCACCCTCACCACCTGCACCCCCATCCTCACCTCCGACTACCGCTACATCGTCTGGGGCGAGCTGGTGCGGGCGGAGAAGGTCGACCGGGAGCGCACCAAGCCGGCGGAGCTGCGCTGA
- the pknB gene encoding Stk1 family PASTA domain-containing Ser/Thr kinase — MEEPRRLGGRYELGSVLGRGGMAEVYLAHDTRLGRTVAVKTLRADLARDPSFQARFRREAQSAASLNHPAIVAVYDTGEDYVDGVSIPYIVMEYVDGSTLRELLHSGRRLLPERTLEMTTGILQALEYSHRNGIVHRDIKPANVMLNRSGQVKVMDFGIARAMGDAGMTMTQTAAVIGTAQYLSPEQAKGEQVDARSDLYSTGCLLYELLAVRPPFVGDSPVAVAYQHVREEPQPPSVYDPEITPEMDAIVLRALVKDPDYRYQSADEMRADIEACLDGQPVAATAALGAVGYGGGYGGPQDQPTTALRQADPAVAQTSMLPPMNPDDGGFGTYDDRPDRRGGRPKKSNTSTILLGVAAVLVLVGAILIGRSVFGGGDEGPTKVPVPVLVGQTMAQAQTLADNAKVKLEQTGTEPCDNQPKGTICKQTPETGEMEQGATVQVVVSEGSPKVEVPDVTEKSEENAREALTRKGFKVEVKTSESDEVEAGKVISQQPEGNSEAEKNSTVTITVARQAQVTVPDVVTRQLGQGQKQLEDLEFKVEVEMIDSDKPTNEIVEQSPRDGKAAKGSTVKLKVSKGQAQQTQVPMLLTLTVEQARQALQQQGLQLGDVKGPRGDNARIIKQDPQPGSQLNQGDPVNVETQDFGGNGNGNGGNGNGGNGNGGGLIIGGGDGSD; from the coding sequence ATGGAAGAGCCGCGTCGCCTCGGCGGCCGGTACGAACTGGGCTCGGTGCTCGGCCGTGGTGGCATGGCCGAGGTCTACCTCGCCCACGACACCCGGCTCGGCCGCACCGTCGCCGTGAAGACGCTGCGGGCCGATCTCGCCCGTGATCCGTCCTTCCAGGCCCGGTTCCGCCGTGAGGCCCAGTCGGCCGCTTCGCTCAACCACCCGGCGATCGTCGCCGTGTACGACACGGGCGAGGACTACGTCGACGGGGTGTCCATCCCGTACATCGTCATGGAGTACGTCGACGGCTCCACGCTCCGCGAACTGCTGCACTCCGGGCGCAGGCTGCTGCCCGAGCGCACGCTGGAGATGACGACGGGCATCCTCCAGGCGCTGGAGTACTCGCACCGCAACGGCATCGTCCACCGCGACATCAAGCCCGCGAACGTGATGCTGAACCGGAGCGGCCAGGTCAAGGTGATGGACTTCGGCATCGCGCGCGCCATGGGCGACGCAGGGATGACGATGACCCAGACCGCGGCCGTCATCGGCACCGCGCAGTACCTCTCCCCCGAGCAGGCCAAGGGCGAGCAGGTCGACGCCCGCTCCGACCTCTACTCGACCGGCTGTTTGCTGTACGAGCTGCTGGCCGTACGGCCGCCGTTCGTCGGCGACTCTCCGGTGGCCGTGGCGTACCAGCACGTCCGGGAGGAGCCGCAGCCGCCTTCCGTCTACGACCCCGAGATCACGCCCGAGATGGACGCCATCGTCCTGCGGGCCCTGGTCAAGGACCCGGACTACCGCTACCAGTCCGCCGACGAGATGCGTGCGGACATCGAGGCGTGCCTCGACGGACAGCCCGTGGCCGCCACGGCCGCACTGGGTGCCGTCGGCTACGGCGGTGGTTACGGCGGTCCGCAGGACCAGCCGACGACCGCGCTGCGGCAGGCCGACCCGGCCGTGGCCCAGACCTCGATGCTGCCGCCGATGAACCCCGACGACGGCGGTTTCGGCACCTACGACGACCGTCCCGACCGCCGCGGCGGCCGGCCGAAGAAGTCCAACACCTCGACGATACTGCTGGGCGTCGCCGCCGTGCTGGTGCTGGTCGGCGCGATCCTGATCGGCCGCTCCGTCTTCGGCGGCGGCGACGAGGGACCGACCAAGGTGCCGGTGCCCGTCCTGGTCGGCCAGACCATGGCGCAGGCGCAGACGCTGGCGGACAACGCCAAGGTGAAGCTCGAACAGACCGGCACCGAACCCTGCGACAACCAGCCCAAGGGCACCATCTGCAAGCAGACGCCGGAGACCGGTGAGATGGAGCAGGGCGCCACGGTCCAGGTCGTGGTCTCCGAGGGTTCGCCCAAGGTCGAAGTGCCCGACGTCACCGAGAAGTCCGAGGAGAACGCCCGCGAGGCGCTGACCCGCAAGGGCTTCAAGGTCGAGGTCAAAACCTCCGAATCGGACGAGGTGGAGGCCGGCAAGGTCATCAGCCAGCAGCCGGAGGGCAACAGCGAGGCCGAGAAGAACTCCACCGTCACCATCACGGTGGCCCGCCAGGCCCAGGTGACCGTCCCCGATGTGGTGACGCGCCAGCTCGGCCAGGGCCAGAAGCAGTTGGAGGACCTGGAGTTCAAGGTCGAGGTCGAGATGATCGACTCGGACAAGCCGACCAACGAGATCGTCGAGCAGAGCCCGCGCGACGGCAAGGCCGCCAAGGGCTCGACCGTGAAGCTGAAGGTCTCCAAGGGCCAGGCGCAGCAGACGCAGGTGCCGATGCTGCTGACGCTGACCGTGGAACAGGCCAGGCAGGCCCTGCAGCAGCAGGGTCTCCAGCTCGGCGACGTCAAAGGCCCGCGCGGTGACAACGCGCGGATCATCAAGCAGGACCCGCAGCCCGGCAGCCAGCTGAACCAGGGCGATCCGGTCAATGTCGAGACCCAGGACTTCGGCGGCAACGGCAATGGCAACGGCGGGAACGGCAACGGTGGCAACGGGAACGGCGGCGGCCTGATCATCGGCGGCGGCGACGGCAGCGACTGA